A region of Granulicella sibirica DNA encodes the following proteins:
- a CDS encoding TrbC/VirB2 family protein, whose amino-acid sequence MKTLHRAARVERPNHRPSFSGFLLLTLLLFPLAAHAQSGSSPFDTGLTSIQTLFTGTIAKVSSLIAIVLGGYAFAHGEPGAKKTLAGVAAGTGIAVMATNILTWLWGS is encoded by the coding sequence TCGTGCAGCCCGAGTCGAGAGGCCGAACCATCGGCCTTCCTTCTCGGGCTTTTTACTGCTCACCCTTCTCCTGTTTCCACTGGCAGCCCACGCTCAAAGCGGGAGTTCGCCTTTTGACACAGGGCTCACATCCATTCAGACCCTTTTCACCGGAACGATTGCAAAGGTGAGCAGTCTGATTGCGATTGTGTTGGGCGGGTATGCGTTCGCCCACGGAGAACCCGGTGCGAAGAAGACTCTCGCCGGAGTTGCGGCTGGCACTGGAATCGCGGTGATGGCCACAAACATCCTGACTTGGCTTTGGGGTTCCTAG
- a CDS encoding VirB3 family type IV secretion system protein: MTELTPRRRNRVYKALHKPLTYLGVERTVFYFVCVGAVGAFNLFNSLLTGAAVFIGGYIFGRWITTTDPAFLKIMGKSERFKLRYDAAKQQVPNVEIR, translated from the coding sequence ATGACAGAACTCACACCAAGACGCCGAAATCGGGTCTACAAGGCTCTGCATAAGCCCCTCACGTATCTCGGGGTCGAGCGCACCGTCTTCTACTTTGTTTGCGTTGGAGCGGTCGGAGCATTCAACCTGTTCAACTCGCTCCTCACCGGAGCCGCAGTCTTCATCGGCGGCTACATCTTCGGTCGCTGGATCACAACGACCGACCCGGCATTTCTCAAGATCATGGGCAAGTCCGAACGCTTCAAGTTGCGTTACGACGCCGCCAAGCAACAAGTCCCGAACGTGGAGATACGCTGA
- a CDS encoding VirB4 family type IV secretion system protein: protein MLRLAKIIKPWTDAGSLNANINLYGFWDETTFLTKSGDLGMILKVCGVDFEGLDQAGQEFAVKRLEAALKSFGPGFHVYQYLFKTNRPEMPFARYGDPLIDAAIDQRREFFESKLDHLYEIEIYYAVVLEGTRSKTGIMAALGRLPSDPEGAVRELKAQFTSNVMKVLLRSQIQRDHLRLKHRVEAFEQQLRDQVEIETLSSDDQFHFLRRLLNFDAWRIAGRPQTSQYLDFQVVNSDIEAERDHLRIGDHFVRLLTMRESITETRPLVLDKLLKIEANFYAVTEWTPLATDAAKKEVVKRRRHANMSKAGLISSMKDESKVNQRDVLIDEGKQADIEVLGDCLRALSDGQTLGDLSLTIVLYGQDKAVIEREIADFATVFANADGSLFPETYNQLNALFAVVPGNYAQNLRKMYMLLSNYADLSFFFTILQGEKHNPHLGTEYLAVMETDNATPYYLNLHNGEVAHTLILGMTGSGKSFLCNFLLTNAQKYEPLTYTFDIGGSFQSLTEIFGGSYLNVGQESRDFRINPFSLEPTKENLQFLFSFFRVLIEGTGQRYHLDFKEERKLWAAIENMYVIEPAQRTLSTFAEIIGELKERLHRWTADGQYGFLFDNAEDTLTFSSFQTFNFGGWGDAPDVLEPLLFYVLHRASLEIANPKRLSTFKLFLLDEAWLFIKNETIRNYVVTAQKTWRKHNAAMILATQSIKELEESGMLQIVSESCPTKIFLANPEMNREVYREAFHLNDTELEIISDLTRGQMLVRKAQTSKKVRLNVDSVSYWIATNNAKDNQLKRDYFARYGVAEGVRRLAEDHPFPPKQHVTEKKPAASTATPNRKGAVA, encoded by the coding sequence ATGCTACGACTCGCCAAAATCATCAAGCCGTGGACTGATGCCGGTTCGCTCAACGCGAACATTAACCTCTACGGCTTCTGGGATGAAACCACCTTCCTTACCAAGAGCGGCGACCTGGGCATGATCCTCAAGGTCTGCGGAGTGGACTTCGAGGGCCTTGACCAGGCTGGACAGGAGTTCGCGGTCAAGCGGCTTGAGGCGGCCCTCAAGTCGTTCGGGCCGGGATTCCACGTCTACCAATATCTCTTCAAGACCAACCGGCCGGAGATGCCCTTCGCCCGCTATGGCGACCCGCTGATCGACGCGGCCATCGACCAGCGCCGTGAGTTCTTCGAGTCGAAGCTGGATCATCTCTACGAGATCGAGATTTACTACGCGGTGGTGCTCGAAGGTACAAGGTCCAAGACCGGCATCATGGCCGCGTTGGGACGCCTCCCAAGCGATCCTGAAGGCGCAGTCCGAGAACTCAAAGCGCAGTTCACCAGCAACGTCATGAAGGTGTTGCTCCGCTCTCAAATACAGCGCGATCATCTTCGGCTCAAACACCGTGTCGAGGCCTTTGAGCAGCAGCTCCGAGATCAGGTCGAGATCGAGACGCTGTCTTCCGACGATCAGTTCCATTTCCTTCGCCGTCTGCTCAATTTCGATGCGTGGCGTATCGCCGGCAGACCCCAGACCTCCCAGTACCTCGACTTCCAGGTGGTGAACTCCGATATCGAAGCGGAGCGCGACCACCTCCGCATCGGCGATCACTTCGTCCGCCTGCTCACCATGCGCGAGTCCATCACGGAGACGCGCCCGCTGGTGCTCGACAAGCTGCTCAAGATCGAAGCGAACTTCTACGCCGTTACAGAATGGACTCCGCTTGCAACGGATGCGGCCAAAAAGGAGGTTGTGAAACGGCGGCGTCACGCCAATATGTCTAAGGCCGGACTCATCTCTTCCATGAAGGACGAGAGCAAGGTCAATCAACGTGACGTACTGATCGACGAAGGAAAACAGGCCGACATCGAAGTTCTCGGGGACTGCCTTCGCGCACTCAGTGACGGACAGACCCTTGGCGACCTATCGCTAACCATCGTTCTCTATGGCCAAGACAAAGCTGTCATCGAGCGCGAGATTGCGGACTTCGCTACCGTCTTTGCAAACGCGGACGGCTCGCTCTTCCCGGAGACCTATAACCAGCTCAATGCGCTATTCGCCGTGGTGCCCGGCAACTACGCGCAGAACCTCCGCAAGATGTACATGCTGCTGAGCAACTATGCCGACCTCTCGTTTTTCTTCACCATCCTGCAAGGCGAGAAGCACAACCCGCATCTGGGAACGGAGTACCTGGCCGTCATGGAGACGGACAACGCCACGCCTTACTACCTCAACCTGCATAACGGTGAGGTGGCGCATACCTTAATCCTCGGTATGACGGGTTCAGGCAAAAGTTTCCTATGCAATTTCCTGCTCACCAATGCCCAGAAATACGAGCCGCTTACCTACACCTTTGACATCGGAGGCTCGTTCCAATCGCTCACCGAAATCTTCGGTGGCAGCTACTTGAACGTGGGCCAGGAGTCTCGCGACTTCCGTATCAATCCGTTCTCTCTGGAACCAACCAAGGAGAACCTGCAATTTCTGTTCTCTTTCTTCCGCGTCCTGATCGAAGGCACCGGCCAGCGTTATCACCTCGACTTCAAGGAGGAACGGAAGCTGTGGGCGGCCATCGAGAATATGTACGTCATCGAGCCTGCGCAGCGCACGCTCTCGACTTTCGCCGAGATCATCGGCGAGTTGAAGGAACGGCTCCACCGGTGGACGGCTGACGGGCAGTACGGCTTCCTCTTCGACAACGCGGAAGACACGCTGACGTTCTCCAGTTTCCAGACCTTCAACTTCGGCGGCTGGGGTGACGCGCCGGATGTTCTGGAGCCGCTCCTCTTTTACGTCCTGCATCGGGCATCGCTCGAAATCGCCAATCCGAAACGGCTCTCGACCTTCAAGCTCTTTCTTCTGGACGAGGCTTGGCTCTTCATCAAGAACGAGACGATACGGAACTATGTCGTCACGGCTCAGAAGACATGGCGGAAGCACAACGCGGCCATGATCCTCGCCACGCAGTCCATCAAGGAGCTTGAGGAGTCTGGAATGCTCCAGATCGTCTCGGAGAGCTGCCCGACCAAGATCTTCCTTGCCAACCCGGAGATGAACCGGGAGGTGTACCGCGAAGCGTTCCACCTCAACGATACCGAGCTTGAGATCATCTCCGACCTCACTCGCGGACAGATGCTCGTTCGCAAGGCCCAGACCTCCAAGAAAGTTCGACTAAACGTCGATTCGGTCTCCTACTGGATCGCGACGAACAATGCCAAGGACAACCAACTCAAGCGCGATTACTTCGCCCGGTACGGCGTCGCCGAGGGAGTCCGCCGTCTGGCTGAAGACCATCCCTTTCCGCCCAAGCAACACGTCACGGAGAAGAAGCCCGCGGCGTCCACCGCAACCCCCAACCGCAAAGGAGCTGTCGCATGA
- a CDS encoding TrbG/VirB9 family P-type conjugative transfer protein → MKIPLFALVLASALSSTAAFAQTSPAAPAEQARTVQYHSQDIVPIRAKVKYTTLIVVPTTEKIMEAATGDKDFWIVDVVGSFCFVHPAKPGISTNLNLITDKGNIYSFTLQDISTQGGDADLKVIVQPADQSSITASAGPSQYVPAAQLDQAKQQLATLQTHVTQAVDEYKSAYPLQLKFDYTFKNEDPFAVQSIYHDDKFTYIKTTASEKFSVYEMKDGKPDLINYDLRDGTYIIPKIVDKGYIEIGKKHMDFSRKG, encoded by the coding sequence ATGAAGATCCCCCTTTTCGCTCTCGTTCTTGCATCGGCCTTGTCTTCGACAGCGGCCTTTGCCCAGACTTCACCCGCTGCACCCGCCGAGCAAGCCCGAACGGTGCAGTACCACTCGCAGGACATTGTGCCCATCCGCGCCAAGGTCAAATACACGACCTTGATCGTGGTGCCGACGACCGAAAAAATCATGGAGGCCGCGACCGGCGACAAGGACTTCTGGATCGTCGATGTGGTGGGTAGCTTCTGCTTCGTTCACCCGGCCAAGCCAGGTATCAGTACCAATCTCAATCTGATTACGGATAAGGGCAACATCTACAGCTTCACCTTGCAGGACATCTCCACCCAGGGCGGCGATGCCGACCTGAAGGTCATCGTCCAGCCCGCAGATCAGTCTTCGATCACAGCCTCGGCGGGACCGTCGCAATACGTTCCCGCAGCACAGCTAGACCAGGCCAAACAACAGCTCGCTACTTTGCAAACGCACGTAACCCAGGCAGTAGACGAGTACAAGAGCGCGTATCCGCTCCAGCTCAAATTCGACTACACGTTCAAGAACGAAGACCCCTTCGCCGTCCAGTCGATCTACCACGACGACAAGTTCACCTACATCAAGACGACGGCCAGCGAGAAGTTCAGCGTGTACGAGATGAAGGACGGCAAGCCCGACCTCATCAACTACGACCTGCGAGACGGCACCTACATCATCCCGAAGATCGTGGACAAGGGATACATCGAGATCGGCAAGAAGCACATGGACTTCTCACGAAAGGGGTAA
- a CDS encoding TrbI/VirB10 family protein, with protein MTDQTPQLSQNAPEPKGVIRKNIKMFVYLGAILLLIVASLFSSKRKTANGTPAKGTPPQPFVQDNTANNIADLQNQLAVEKQKQQQDAQLAAAMAASQTPAQQQVAAMYGPNGQPNMPPMQGQSQNAQPQLTPEQQQQQQLANKERELSFDSRFASNLAYSRSKEEEQRQAQPQTSPQMMPVSAANPYAAALAGGEGSSFVPSRAAGEQPAPEAPKKAPEVNLNSAVGQPYVIFEGAVLDTVLMNRLDGDAVGPVKVLVSNPFYSHDHQHVLIPDGTVVLGEAKKIGTAGFGQQRRMAVVFHRLIMPDGYSVDLDQFHGLDQIGEEGLKDKVNNHYLQIFGTSIALGVIAGAGQIESGGGTITTSGSQAFTNGAAGSVSQTSTTILDRFMQIPPTITIREGHRVKIYFTQDMLLPAYTNHNIPQTF; from the coding sequence ATGACGGATCAGACGCCACAGCTCTCACAGAATGCGCCCGAACCAAAGGGTGTTATCCGGAAGAACATCAAGATGTTCGTCTATCTCGGTGCCATTCTTCTCCTCATCGTGGCGAGCCTCTTCAGCTCCAAGAGGAAGACGGCGAACGGCACCCCGGCCAAGGGAACGCCTCCCCAACCGTTCGTGCAGGACAACACCGCCAACAACATCGCCGATCTGCAGAACCAACTTGCGGTTGAAAAGCAGAAGCAGCAGCAGGACGCTCAGCTTGCGGCGGCGATGGCGGCGAGTCAGACACCGGCACAACAACAGGTGGCGGCGATGTATGGCCCGAACGGCCAACCCAATATGCCACCCATGCAGGGCCAGTCGCAGAACGCCCAACCTCAGCTCACTCCCGAGCAGCAGCAACAACAGCAGCTCGCCAACAAGGAGCGGGAACTGAGCTTCGATTCTCGCTTCGCCTCGAATCTTGCGTACAGCCGCAGCAAGGAGGAGGAGCAACGACAGGCCCAGCCGCAGACCTCGCCTCAGATGATGCCCGTCTCCGCTGCGAACCCTTATGCCGCCGCGCTCGCGGGCGGCGAAGGCTCGAGTTTCGTCCCGAGCCGTGCGGCTGGAGAGCAACCCGCTCCAGAGGCTCCCAAGAAAGCTCCTGAAGTGAATCTGAATTCAGCGGTTGGGCAGCCTTACGTCATTTTCGAGGGGGCGGTGCTCGATACGGTGTTGATGAATCGGCTTGATGGTGATGCCGTCGGCCCGGTCAAGGTACTCGTCTCCAATCCCTTCTATTCGCACGACCACCAGCACGTCCTCATCCCTGACGGGACGGTCGTGCTGGGCGAGGCCAAGAAGATCGGCACGGCGGGCTTCGGCCAGCAGCGGCGGATGGCGGTCGTGTTCCACCGGCTCATCATGCCTGACGGCTACTCCGTGGACCTCGACCAGTTTCACGGTCTCGATCAGATCGGCGAGGAGGGACTGAAGGACAAGGTAAACAACCACTACCTGCAAATCTTCGGCACATCCATCGCGCTTGGCGTGATTGCCGGCGCTGGGCAGATCGAATCGGGCGGTGGAACAATCACCACCTCCGGTTCCCAGGCATTCACCAACGGTGCGGCGGGTAGCGTCTCGCAGACCTCAACGACCATCCTTGATCGGTTTATGCAGATTCCGCCGACCATCACCATCCGAGAGGGGCATCGGGTCAAGATCTACTTCACCCAAGACATGCTCCTTCCGGCCTATACCAACCACAACATACCCCAGACGTTTTAG
- a CDS encoding type IV secretion system protein yields MGLLNFITQGCDSLSATAAPSVTAMGLRMCIALATIMLVWFGVQEALASSQGGPGFSMSRFLSFFMLITFAYVMVKYYDSSIPGLGSSIRGFINGGAQNLVQLIGTDSTDQMMNTLSLAQQNAGPGMVASFEQPYLVLIFAITQVLLGLLSALIAAIVGYGAIASTVVGLLGPVFIPFLVFDKLDFLFWGWLKAFISFSFYKVVAAACLSVLSHILTAYYTNFINATDPTTMVKNFPLLMLLILVNVFVLLKIPALTASIFSGSSSGHDGGMGMITTAIMALG; encoded by the coding sequence ATGGGACTACTGAACTTCATCACTCAAGGGTGCGACTCGCTCTCGGCGACAGCCGCACCCTCCGTTACCGCAATGGGCCTGCGTATGTGCATCGCCCTCGCCACGATCATGCTTGTCTGGTTCGGAGTGCAGGAGGCCCTTGCATCCTCGCAGGGCGGACCGGGGTTCAGCATGTCGCGCTTCTTGAGCTTCTTCATGCTCATCACCTTCGCCTACGTCATGGTGAAGTATTACGACTCATCAATTCCAGGACTGGGATCTTCGATCAGGGGCTTCATCAACGGCGGTGCTCAGAACCTCGTGCAACTCATCGGGACGGATAGTACCGACCAGATGATGAACACTCTCTCGCTGGCGCAACAGAACGCTGGTCCCGGCATGGTGGCGAGCTTCGAGCAACCGTATCTTGTGCTCATCTTCGCCATCACGCAGGTATTGCTTGGACTCCTATCGGCACTCATTGCCGCCATCGTCGGCTACGGCGCTATCGCGAGCACGGTCGTCGGACTCCTCGGCCCGGTGTTCATCCCGTTTCTCGTCTTCGATAAACTCGACTTCCTTTTCTGGGGTTGGCTCAAAGCATTCATTAGTTTCAGCTTCTATAAGGTGGTCGCTGCGGCCTGCCTGAGTGTTCTCAGTCACATCCTTACCGCGTACTACACCAACTTCATCAATGCCACCGACCCGACCACGATGGTCAAGAACTTCCCACTGCTCATGTTACTCATCCTCGTCAACGTCTTCGTCCTGCTCAAGATTCCGGCTCTTACGGCTTCCATCTTCTCCGGTTCGAGCAGCGGACACGACGGCGGCATGGGCATGATTACAACCGCGATTATGGCACTCGGATAA
- a CDS encoding VirB8/TrbF family protein encodes MTEPMKSEVTPEISRAAERYLEQYGDPLVTNTYLKLAMLCLAALCVMLGLLVFKSQKALASAKPFIIRISDVGHAEAIDYRNFDYRPQEAENKYYLTRWANLYFGRNRYTLERDQTQALYFLNGDVQRAVIEQEQKSNLISTYVKDSTLPYVDIEVKNVILDDLRQSPYSARIEFDKVFTNSGDQSVLKREKWTATVTYVFNPQVSNEKTMVDPLGLTIIRFRVDQAFS; translated from the coding sequence ATGACGGAACCCATGAAATCCGAAGTCACTCCAGAGATCAGCCGTGCGGCAGAGCGTTACCTGGAGCAGTATGGCGATCCTCTGGTGACCAACACCTATCTCAAGCTCGCCATGCTTTGCCTTGCTGCGCTCTGCGTCATGCTCGGCTTGCTCGTCTTCAAGAGCCAAAAGGCACTCGCATCAGCCAAGCCGTTCATCATCCGCATCAGCGATGTCGGGCACGCCGAAGCGATCGACTATAGGAATTTCGACTATCGACCACAGGAGGCGGAGAACAAGTATTACCTCACCCGCTGGGCGAACCTGTATTTCGGACGCAATCGCTATACCCTTGAACGCGATCAGACCCAGGCACTCTATTTCCTGAACGGTGACGTTCAGCGCGCCGTCATCGAGCAGGAGCAGAAGAGCAACCTCATCTCCACCTACGTCAAGGACTCGACTCTGCCGTATGTGGACATCGAGGTAAAGAACGTCATCCTTGATGACTTACGCCAGTCGCCCTACTCAGCTCGGATCGAGTTCGACAAGGTGTTCACCAACTCCGGCGACCAGAGCGTCTTGAAGCGGGAGAAGTGGACAGCCACCGTCACCTATGTCTTCAACCCGCAGGTATCGAATGAGAAGACCATGGTTGATCCTCTCGGCTTGACCATCATCCGTTTCCGCGTTGACCAGGCGTTTAGCTAG
- a CDS encoding single-stranded DNA-binding protein — MYQNKVTLIGFLGNDAEVRANNDRSFTTLSLATKSSYKKDGKYISHTEWHRCIVFGKLSEFAKTLTKGAHIQVEGELRSREYDSKKTDTKQRIWEIKVKSILKLDRAEQAAAEEAEYEEHEELATVDAAA; from the coding sequence ATGTACCAGAACAAAGTAACCCTCATCGGCTTCCTCGGCAACGACGCAGAAGTTCGCGCAAACAACGACCGCAGCTTCACAACCCTCTCGCTGGCAACCAAGTCCTCCTACAAGAAGGATGGCAAATACATCTCGCACACCGAATGGCACCGTTGCATCGTCTTCGGCAAGCTCTCGGAGTTCGCCAAGACCCTCACCAAGGGCGCACATATCCAGGTGGAAGGTGAGTTGCGGAGCCGGGAGTACGACAGCAAGAAGACGGACACCAAGCAGCGCATCTGGGAGATCAAGGTGAAGTCCATCCTCAAGCTCGATCGTGCCGAGCAGGCTGCCGCCGAAGAAGCAGAGTACGAAGAGCACGAGGAACTCGCAACCGTGGACGCGGCCGCATAG
- a CDS encoding CpaF family protein, with product MSFELILPFLRPIESLLLDDSVSEIMGNPDGLWWYERRGKLYAASEVKFETRQLLTSLDVIANKLGRKLGAEKPLLNAQLPDGSRLAAVIPPVVRPYPSVTIRKFARTRYTLPLLIQEGALDESLGEFLSGLIASGKTVLISGGTGSGKTTLLNALTDFIPESERIVVIEDTSELRIAKPNLLPAECQTDGHTGQVSFNDLLKAALRWRPDRIILGEVRGDEARTLLDSFNTGHAGSMATIHASSAVKALRRFGELAMRSHQQANRDDIAAEIADSVQYVVQVQRYANGRKVSEVVEVLGYDRTAKVFESATKFSRADIADCAQLALPAEWAQFDRPVSSAAPIHH from the coding sequence ATGAGCTTCGAGTTGATACTTCCGTTCCTTCGCCCCATCGAGTCCCTGCTCTTGGACGACAGCGTGAGCGAGATCATGGGCAATCCCGATGGTTTGTGGTGGTATGAGCGTCGTGGAAAGCTCTACGCCGCATCCGAGGTCAAGTTCGAGACGCGACAGCTCCTCACCAGCCTTGACGTGATTGCCAACAAACTCGGTCGCAAACTCGGAGCGGAAAAGCCGCTCCTCAATGCTCAACTCCCGGACGGAAGCCGTCTTGCCGCCGTCATTCCTCCGGTCGTCCGTCCTTATCCGTCTGTCACGATTCGGAAGTTCGCCAGAACCCGCTACACGCTTCCGCTGCTCATCCAGGAGGGTGCCTTGGATGAGTCGCTGGGGGAATTTCTGAGCGGTCTGATCGCCTCCGGCAAGACCGTTCTCATCAGCGGTGGAACTGGTAGTGGCAAGACCACATTGCTTAATGCTTTAACCGATTTCATCCCGGAATCCGAACGAATCGTCGTCATTGAGGACACTTCCGAGCTTCGTATCGCTAAGCCGAACCTGCTACCCGCAGAGTGCCAGACGGACGGACATACCGGCCAGGTGAGTTTCAACGACCTATTGAAGGCCGCGCTTCGCTGGCGTCCCGACCGGATCATTCTCGGAGAAGTGAGGGGAGATGAAGCCCGGACTCTACTCGACTCATTCAACACCGGCCATGCCGGTTCGATGGCAACGATTCACGCCAGCTCCGCAGTCAAGGCACTGCGTCGCTTCGGTGAGCTTGCAATGCGTTCGCATCAGCAAGCCAACCGCGACGACATCGCCGCCGAGATCGCGGACTCTGTGCAATACGTCGTGCAGGTACAGCGGTACGCCAATGGCCGCAAGGTTAGCGAGGTTGTCGAAGTGCTTGGCTACGACCGGACGGCCAAGGTATTCGAGTCCGCCACGAAGTTCAGTCGTGCCGACATCGCCGATTGTGCCCAGCTTGCATTACCGGCTGAGTGGGCGCAGTTCGATAGACCTGTAAGTTCCGCCGCACCCATTCATCACTAA
- a CDS encoding type IV secretion system DNA-binding domain-containing protein yields the protein MMNTTQWGRKETIIFPPHSPVYSYGAIFFALILTSIFVYLRFRYGQTPLQQFYTPIYAKSAAGGALNRKGKYQLLYVGDGAKLARLATESDVQEGVTAAPNGKHIPLAVSAQATTQGLRVLYRGPEQTFFDAPLHAYLRTAVFGGDQLRSIYAPPLLFGLLSLLAQLPFAIRKDIRRRKELKYGRRLKGPVLLTPKEFNKTVNGDGIGFVTTEAKEMMRIPLHAEAQHIELMGDTGAGKTTLIMQVLRQIQSRGHSAIVYDPACEFIQRFYDQKRGDLVLNPLDERCPYWGPSEELRRKAEAKAIAASLYQPTSDKKGEFFTETPQKIFAHLLTYGPNPQQLVEWLSNPAEIDRRVRGTEMEAMIAKGAQQQRNGVLASLGLVADSLRMLPTKEQAKNKTWSATEWAVERKGWIFITSSATEREALRPLHSLWIDLLVMRLLTAPQENQTPVWFVLDELASLQRLPQLHTAITENRKSKNPLVLGFQGKAQLEVIYGHLAEVMLSQPATKIFLKTTEPKAAEWVSNAIGKIEIERMKETHFDGSRSGKNFTIDRQVEPLVMDSEISGLENRHAFLKLGNNVARFHFEYMDVAQTTPGFVPRKVEDDELPFDPKTLVPKASAPATPRIDLEAATPAPAPAPTPSTAATEEEDDAEDDEPTAEEIASSGANADSPDDDQEEDVPIAVDETIRV from the coding sequence ATGATGAACACCACACAATGGGGCCGCAAAGAGACCATCATCTTCCCACCGCATTCGCCCGTGTACAGCTACGGAGCGATCTTCTTCGCACTGATACTGACGAGCATCTTCGTCTACCTCCGCTTCAGATACGGACAGACTCCATTGCAGCAGTTCTACACGCCGATCTACGCAAAGAGTGCGGCAGGAGGAGCCCTCAACCGGAAGGGCAAGTATCAGCTCCTCTACGTCGGAGATGGAGCGAAGTTGGCCCGCCTCGCAACCGAGTCTGACGTGCAGGAAGGGGTGACCGCCGCTCCGAACGGCAAGCATATTCCGCTCGCTGTATCGGCCCAAGCTACCACCCAGGGACTTCGCGTTCTCTATCGCGGCCCGGAGCAGACGTTCTTCGATGCGCCGCTCCATGCCTACCTCCGCACTGCGGTCTTTGGCGGCGATCAGCTCCGCAGCATCTACGCTCCGCCGCTCCTTTTCGGCTTGCTGTCCCTGCTCGCGCAGCTCCCGTTCGCCATCCGCAAAGACATCCGCCGCCGCAAGGAATTGAAGTACGGACGGCGGCTCAAAGGCCCCGTCCTGCTCACGCCTAAAGAGTTCAATAAGACAGTGAACGGCGATGGAATCGGCTTCGTGACGACCGAAGCCAAAGAGATGATGCGTATCCCGTTGCACGCCGAGGCGCAGCACATCGAACTCATGGGCGATACGGGGGCCGGCAAAACGACTTTGATTATGCAGGTGCTCCGGCAGATACAGAGCCGGGGTCATTCTGCCATCGTGTACGACCCGGCTTGCGAGTTCATTCAGAGGTTCTACGACCAGAAACGGGGCGACCTGGTGCTCAATCCTTTGGACGAACGGTGCCCCTATTGGGGACCGTCCGAGGAGCTGCGCCGCAAGGCCGAGGCGAAGGCTATCGCGGCCTCTCTCTACCAGCCGACCAGTGACAAGAAGGGTGAGTTTTTCACCGAGACGCCCCAGAAAATCTTCGCTCATCTGCTGACCTACGGACCGAACCCGCAGCAGCTTGTGGAGTGGCTCTCCAATCCCGCCGAGATCGACCGGCGAGTGCGCGGGACAGAGATGGAGGCCATGATCGCCAAGGGCGCTCAGCAGCAGAGGAACGGCGTTCTGGCCTCACTCGGTTTGGTTGCAGACAGTCTTCGGATGCTCCCGACCAAAGAGCAAGCTAAAAACAAGACGTGGAGCGCGACCGAATGGGCGGTGGAGCGGAAGGGTTGGATCTTCATCACGTCGAGTGCCACCGAACGCGAAGCGTTGAGGCCTTTGCACAGCCTTTGGATCGACCTGCTCGTCATGCGTCTGTTGACCGCACCGCAGGAGAACCAAACTCCCGTTTGGTTCGTTCTGGACGAACTCGCCAGCCTCCAGCGTCTCCCGCAACTCCATACGGCCATCACCGAGAACCGGAAATCAAAGAACCCGCTCGTTCTTGGATTCCAGGGCAAGGCTCAGTTGGAAGTCATCTACGGACATCTTGCCGAGGTCATGCTCTCGCAACCCGCAACCAAGATATTCCTGAAAACGACGGAGCCGAAAGCAGCCGAATGGGTGTCGAACGCCATCGGCAAGATAGAGATCGAGCGCATGAAGGAGACGCACTTCGATGGCTCCCGTTCTGGCAAGAACTTCACCATAGACCGTCAGGTTGAACCCTTGGTCATGGACTCAGAAATCTCCGGCTTGGAGAACCGCCATGCCTTCCTGAAATTGGGCAACAACGTCGCCCGCTTCCACTTCGAGTACATGGACGTGGCACAGACCACACCCGGATTTGTGCCGCGCAAGGTAGAGGATGACGAGCTCCCCTTCGATCCGAAGACGCTCGTACCGAAGGCGTCGGCACCCGCCACGCCGAGAATCGACTTGGAGGCCGCGACACCTGCCCCAGCCCCGGCTCCAACCCCCTCGACCGCCGCGACGGAGGAAGAAGACGACGCGGAGGATGACGAGCCAACCGCAGAAGAGATTGCCTCCAGCGGAGCCAATGCCGACAGCCCGGACGACGACCAAGAAGAGGATGTGCCGATAGCCGTCGATGAAACGATTCGCGTCTGA